A genomic segment from Salvelinus alpinus chromosome 8, SLU_Salpinus.1, whole genome shotgun sequence encodes:
- the LOC139582232 gene encoding glycoprotein integral membrane protein 1-like isoform X1: MTMKRTSSYALFLLFMSFILAESAPRQLNTVGDEFTTESILINVTAGTLDDTQGQESNNLQINLNISVDEEQVLINDIPVELSGVTRLNCQALLLDTINGTSEFESGDYVSTVTRVMVSQNRLWSDSEEVVALQVFSEVIEMEGKKVQQPEMCEVKILMTPNFQKLARYTNTYPIGHSEIFRIPRENDVVITDPTNPKKAEDQVMSHTTIHYPLKHADTTQEEIAAPGKLPETPLRMDPDLLYDNNDEDDDLGGLSDEMQTEAPLKESISSYSAMCRWVEEVRDRLRRFWSESLPLFFLVMWVVVIGVVGSAVIVKILDVLFPTCEHKGIFHLNPVTLMPEDEKHTLLENIEIEAEEKALNEN, from the exons ATGACGATGAAACGAACATCAAGTTATGCTCTATTTTTACTGTTTATGTCGTTTATTTTAGCTGAGTCTGCACCTCGACAGTTGAACACGGTAGGAGACGAATTTACCACG GAAAGCATTCTGATCAATGTGACAGCAGGGACATTGGATGACACACAGGGGCAGGAGTCCAACAACTTGCAG ATCAACCTGAATATTTCAGTGGATGAAGAACAGGTGCTCATCAATGACATCCCTGTGGAGTTGTCAGGAGTGACTAGGTTGAACTGCCAAGCCTTGCTGT TGGATACCATCAATGGAACCAGTGAATTTGAATCTGGTGACTATGTGTCCACTGTCACCCGGGTGATGGTGAGCCAGAATCGCCTGTGGAGTGATTCAGAAGAGGTGGTGGCTCTCCAGGTGTTCAGCGAGGTCATTGAGATGGAGGGGAAAAAG GTCCAGCAGCCAGAAATGTGCGAAGTTAAGATACTGATGACCCCCAATTTCCAGAAGCTTGCTCGGTATACCAACACCTACCCCATTGGACACAGTGAGATTTTCAGGATCCCAAGGGAAAATGATGTGGTCATCACAGATCCAACAAATCCTAAAAAGG CTGAAGACCAAGTGATGTCCCATACCACCATTCATTACCCTCTGAAGCATGCTGACACGACCCAGGAGGAGATTGCTGCCCCAGGCAAGCTCCCAGAGACTCCCCTCCGCATGGACCCAGATTTGCTGTATGATAacaatgatgaggatgatgacttGGGAGGGCTGTCGGATGAAATGCAGACAGAGGCACCGCTCAAAGAATCCATCTCCTCTTACAGT GCCATGTGTCGAtgggtggaggaggtgagggaccgCCTGCGACGCTTCTGGTCTGAGTCCTTGCCCCTGTTCTTTTTGGTCATGTGGGTGGTGGTGATTGGTGTGGTTGGGTCAGCGGTCATTGTCAAGATCCTGGACGTGCTCTTCCCAACATGTGAACACAA GGGAATTTTCCATTTAAATCCTGTGACTCTGATGCCTGAAGATGAGAAACACACCCTGCTAGAGAACATTGAAATAGAGGCAGAGGAAAAAGCCTTAAATGAAAACTGA
- the LOC139582232 gene encoding glycoprotein integral membrane protein 1-like isoform X2, protein MTMKRTSSYALFLLFMSFILAESAPRQLNTESILINVTAGTLDDTQGQESNNLQINLNISVDEEQVLINDIPVELSGVTRLNCQALLLDTINGTSEFESGDYVSTVTRVMVSQNRLWSDSEEVVALQVFSEVIEMEGKKVQQPEMCEVKILMTPNFQKLARYTNTYPIGHSEIFRIPRENDVVITDPTNPKKAEDQVMSHTTIHYPLKHADTTQEEIAAPGKLPETPLRMDPDLLYDNNDEDDDLGGLSDEMQTEAPLKESISSYSAMCRWVEEVRDRLRRFWSESLPLFFLVMWVVVIGVVGSAVIVKILDVLFPTCEHKGIFHLNPVTLMPEDEKHTLLENIEIEAEEKALNEN, encoded by the exons ATGACGATGAAACGAACATCAAGTTATGCTCTATTTTTACTGTTTATGTCGTTTATTTTAGCTGAGTCTGCACCTCGACAGTTGAACACG GAAAGCATTCTGATCAATGTGACAGCAGGGACATTGGATGACACACAGGGGCAGGAGTCCAACAACTTGCAG ATCAACCTGAATATTTCAGTGGATGAAGAACAGGTGCTCATCAATGACATCCCTGTGGAGTTGTCAGGAGTGACTAGGTTGAACTGCCAAGCCTTGCTGT TGGATACCATCAATGGAACCAGTGAATTTGAATCTGGTGACTATGTGTCCACTGTCACCCGGGTGATGGTGAGCCAGAATCGCCTGTGGAGTGATTCAGAAGAGGTGGTGGCTCTCCAGGTGTTCAGCGAGGTCATTGAGATGGAGGGGAAAAAG GTCCAGCAGCCAGAAATGTGCGAAGTTAAGATACTGATGACCCCCAATTTCCAGAAGCTTGCTCGGTATACCAACACCTACCCCATTGGACACAGTGAGATTTTCAGGATCCCAAGGGAAAATGATGTGGTCATCACAGATCCAACAAATCCTAAAAAGG CTGAAGACCAAGTGATGTCCCATACCACCATTCATTACCCTCTGAAGCATGCTGACACGACCCAGGAGGAGATTGCTGCCCCAGGCAAGCTCCCAGAGACTCCCCTCCGCATGGACCCAGATTTGCTGTATGATAacaatgatgaggatgatgacttGGGAGGGCTGTCGGATGAAATGCAGACAGAGGCACCGCTCAAAGAATCCATCTCCTCTTACAGT GCCATGTGTCGAtgggtggaggaggtgagggaccgCCTGCGACGCTTCTGGTCTGAGTCCTTGCCCCTGTTCTTTTTGGTCATGTGGGTGGTGGTGATTGGTGTGGTTGGGTCAGCGGTCATTGTCAAGATCCTGGACGTGCTCTTCCCAACATGTGAACACAA GGGAATTTTCCATTTAAATCCTGTGACTCTGATGCCTGAAGATGAGAAACACACCCTGCTAGAGAACATTGAAATAGAGGCAGAGGAAAAAGCCTTAAATGAAAACTGA